A window of Thiocapsa bogorovii genomic DNA:
ACGCCTTTTCGCCTACGGCATCTGCGAATACTAGTACAGCATTGTTCAGATAATCAGAAAACATCTGAAGATTGGTGATATTAAGTCTTCTCGTGTAGTAGAGATTAAAAAAACAAGCCAATATATCGAGTTGCACACCATTCAATTTCGGTGCTATTGAGAGAGATTCATTTAGAACTACTTGAAGTAGACTTCTTTCTTCTTCTCTGGAGCGATCAACCAATATATCAACCAGAATGTCTCCCAACTCCTTATCACCAGAGCGAGCATATTCCTTTTGTGCTTGAAATAAAGAATGTTGGAAATCCGGGTCTTCAGACGCCTTTAGGCCTTCTGGATTCTTTACTGAAAGCTCTTCTAGAAACTGCTCCGTAATCTCTTTTGCTCGCTCATCAGCAGTGTCTTTGGCTGCACCAGCAAGTTTGTAGAAATTAACTTCGAATACCTCTAACGCAATTTCTTTAACATGTGCAATCGACAGGCCTGTGTTTACGGTTATGCTTTCCGCCTGTAAATTCACAGAGTTGTCGCCTGATTCTTGTGTTTTCTTACTTATCATCACTTTCCTTGTCTTTATTCGAGATGTTGATACTACCGCCAACCTGAACATTTGTTGAGTTGTCGCCGCTTTTTTGCGTCATTTTTGTGCTGGATGACGTTCGGACCAAAAACCACGAAATGACTGAAACCCCGACCCCGCTGAAGATCCATTCTTTATTGTTGACTATGTAATCTAGCACTAGACTCTCCATTTTAAGATTCAACGTGTTCTAGATTGCGAGCATGTTTTCATGTCCTAGACCGCATGCTGTCCAGTAACCATGTCACCGCAAAGGCGCCGTGCCGCTCCCCCGTCTCAGGAGATGCTGGACCGACATAGGCGAGCCCTCAAGAGCTAGAGTAAAAAACCCTCAAGCGATCGGCAATCGCTCCAGGCAGTTCGGCTTTCGCTTCGCTGTCTTCGTCCGGTCCATGACCTTAGCTTTCCCCGCAACGTGTGCGAGAAATATAGCACGAGATTCCGGGCACGCCCGAGTCACACATGCACCTTGGCGGGGAACCGACGATTTTCTGGGGTTCCATCGAGCCACTGGCCGGGTGTCTACTCCCAACGGAGCGGCCCCCTCGCCTTGTGAGCGTGCTTGGGTGCGAGAACATAGGTCGCGCCATTGATTAATGTCGGCTAAATGGTGAGCCCTTTCTTCATGAAACAGATGGCGATTTAATTCGACCAGGGTGTACTAGAGACATTTGTTAGTGGCTTTTGCGAAGGCTTGCCTCCAATGCTTTTAGAAGACCTGGCGCAGACTGCCTAACAAAATCGACTTGATCAGATGTTATATCTTCACCATGCACCGCATAGTTACAAATTGATATGACCTCTTGTATACCGACCACAATCTCTCTTGATATATAGTCTGATCGCCCCAATTGATTTAGCATTTTTCCGACAGAGACTCTTCTAGTATCAAGCCCAAGTGCTATCGAGTGCCGGCGAAGTAGCTTTTCGAAGGCCAACCTAACCTGAAACATCTCTGTTTCAATCGAATCAGCATACCTCCCGCTTAGATTGTCTGTATCTTCTGGCTTTATACCTAGCTTGGCTAGTGCATCTTGTATCTGAGCCGTTAAATCCGGGATTTCCGAATCCTTTGGTGGTTCGGGACTCGTACGTATATATATTTGGTTATTGTTAGCGGAAGAAACCTCAATAGAAGAAGTAACTTCGGTTTTTAGGATGGCTAATTGATGGGTCAGGTCCTTCTTTAACTCTTGAATATCTTGCTTAAGCTTAATTCCGAATATATCCATTTCTTGAAAAATGGGAGCGAGGCAGA
This region includes:
- a CDS encoding LPO_1073/Vpar_1526 family protein, which encodes MISKKTQESGDNSVNLQAESITVNTGLSIAHVKEIALEVFEVNFYKLAGAAKDTADERAKEITEQFLEELSVKNPEGLKASEDPDFQHSLFQAQKEYARSGDKELGDILVDILVDRSREEERSLLQVVLNESLSIAPKLNGVQLDILACFFNLYYTRRLNITNLQMFSDYLNNAVLVFADAVGEKASNYRHIEYVGCAAIRAGSRDVVNTLMQNYNAIFCKGFERDQLAEIAEESPNIWHVIIPCQHNVNLVQARGMNDDIIRILCEQQAISEDNTNKLIQINSSEMMSKQEATDYLKSICPKFEKFLEDITKSTFEHLDLTSVGIAIAHAHSRKKVGFEADLSIWL